In one window of Hevea brasiliensis isolate MT/VB/25A 57/8 unplaced genomic scaffold, ASM3005281v1 Scaf115, whole genome shotgun sequence DNA:
- the LOC110648436 gene encoding LOW QUALITY PROTEIN: probable lactoylglutathione lyase, chloroplastic (The sequence of the model RefSeq protein was modified relative to this genomic sequence to represent the inferred CDS: inserted 1 base in 1 codon) encodes MVRIIPMASSVRPSLSSFMLCNTSSRSSLSVFPFTASRRFAFLGSAVPQSQFFGLKASKPWRGESSNLGVAAAGNIGQASTIASQENSLEWVKXDKRRMLHVVYRVGDLDRTIKFYTECLGMKLLRKRDIPEERYTNAFLGYGPEDSHFVIELTYNYGVDKYDIGTAFGHFGIAVEDVAKTVELIKAKGGKVTREPGPVKGGSTVIAFIEDPDGYKFELLERGPTPEPLCQVMLRVGDLDRSINFYEKAFGMELLRKRDNPEYKYTIAMMGYGPEDKSAVLELTYNYGVTEYDKGNAYAQIAIGTDDVYKTAEAIKLFGGKITREPGPLPGINTKITACLDPDGWKAVFVDNVDFIKELE; translated from the exons ATGGTGAGGATAATACCTATGGCCTCCTCAGTTCGACCTTCTCTCTCTTCATTCATGCTCTGTAATACCAGTTCTCGTTCATCTCTTTCCGTCTTTCCCTTCACTGCTTCTCGCAGATTCGCTTTTCTCGGCAGTG CTGTTCCACAATCACAGTTCTTTGGCTTGAAAGCTTCTAAACCTTGGAGAGGAGAGAGTAGCAACCTTGGGGTTGCTGCAGCTGGAAACATTGGACAAGCAAGCACAATCGCCTCCCAAGAAAATTCTCTAGAGTGGGTCA ACGATAAGAGAAGAATGCTACATGTTGTTTATCGTGTTGGGGATTTGGACAGGACTATCAA ATTCTACACAGAGTGTCTAGGAATGAAGCTTCTGCGGAAACGTGACATACCAGAGGAGAGATATACAAATGCCTTTCTTGGATATGGACCAGAAGATTCTCACTTTGTCATAGAACTCACTTACA ATTATGGAGTTGACAAATATGATATTGGAACTGCATTTGGACATTTTGGAATAGCAGTTGAGGAT gTTGCAAAGACTGTGGAGCTCATAAAGGCTAAGGGTGGCAAAGTAACTAGAGAACCTGGTCCTGTTAAAGGTGGCAGTACAGTTATTGCATTTATTGAAGATCCTGATGGTTATAAGTTTGAACTTTTGGAAAGGGGTCCTACACCTGAGCCCCTTTGTCAGGTCATGCTTCGTGTTGGAGATCTTGATCGTTCTATAAATTTTTATGAGAAG GCTTTTGGCATGGAGCTTCTTCGCAAACGGGATAATCCAGAGTACAAG TATACCATAGCAATGATGGGTTATGGTCCTGAAGACAAAAGTGCTGTGCTGGAGTTGACATACAACTATGGGGTCACTGAATATGACAAAGGAAATGCATATGCTCAG ATTGCAATAGGCACAGATGATGTCTATAAAACTGCTGAAGCAATCAAATTGTTTGGTGGGAAGATTACCCGGGAACCTGGACCATTACCTGGCATAAACACCAAGATAACTGCATGCTTGGATCCTGATGGTTGGAAGGCG GTTTTTGTAGACAATGTTGATTTTATCAAGGAACTGGAGTGA